From Gammaproteobacteria bacterium:
CCGTCACCATCAAACTGTACGCCTGCGGATCACGCTCAAACGCGGCCAATGCATCGCGAGGATCATGAAACACCTCCGACACAAAGCCATCGACTTTGAGCAACTCTTGTATCAGCTTGGCAACTGTCAGTTCGTCATCAACCACCATGACGCGCGTGCTCAAAGAATCCACCACTTCAATGCTCCAAAAAAAACAGGACTGGGTCACGAGCCGATTCCTATCAGCCCGGCCGATTCGTATAATCCCTTATCGTATATAGTCTGCTGTTCCTGAGCATGACACAGTATTTCTACCGGAAAAATACTACACCAAAAGTAATGTATTGGGCAAAAGCATGACTAATAAACCTTCATTGAACCACATGTTGCAACAGCTTATCGCCACGCCGTCGATGAGCAGTGTCAGTCCCGAATACGATGTCAGCAACCGGCCGGTCATTGATTTGCTGGCCAGCTGGATGGAGGATTTCGGCTTTGAAGTCGAAGTCATTCCACTGCGCGCCCAGCCGCATAAGGCCAATCTGCTGGCCCGACTGGGCAAGGCCAACGAACACAGCGAAGGTCTGATGTTTGCTGGCCATACCGACACGGTGCCCTATGACGCCCACCTGTGGAATTTTGATCCATTCAAACTGACCGAAGCCGATGGTCGCTACTATGGCCTGGGCACCTCCGACATGAAGGCCTGGTTTGCCATTGTGCTGGATGCGCTGCGCGATGTTGATCCGACCCAGCTCAAACAACCGATCTACATTCTCGCCACCGCCGATGAAGAAAGCTCCATGGACGGCGCCAAAGAGTTGGTCGAACGCGGCTGCCCGAACGTGAAATATGCGGTAATTGGCGAACCCACCGGCCTCACGCCGGTCCACGCCCACAAAGGCATTATCATGGAATCGATCCGTCTGACCGGACGTTCGGGCCACTCCAGCGATCCCAGCCTGGGCAACAACGCCATGGAACACATGCACAAAGTCATCGGCGACATTTTGTTATGGCGCACGGAGCTGCAGAGCAAGTACAAAGACGATCAATTCGCCGTGCCCGTTCCCACCCTGAATCTGGGACACATTCACGGCGGCGACAACCCCAACCGCATTTGCGGCGAGTGCGAGCTGCACATTGATCTGCGTCCGTTGCCCGGCATGGAGCTACAAGAACTCCGCGAGGAATTACGCCTACGCCTGCACAACACCCTGAATAACGACATCCAGTGGAGTTTAACCTCGCTGATTGATGGCACCTCGCCCATGCACACGCCCAAGCAGTCACCGCTGGTGCAGGAAGCAGAAAAGCTCTGTCATCGCCAAAGTCATGCGGTGGCGTTCTGTACCGAAGGTCCGTACCTGAACCATCTGGGCATGGACACCATCATCCTCGGCCCCGGCGATATTGATCAGGCCCACCAGCCCGATGAATACCTGGCATTGGCACGGATCAGCCCCATGCAGCAGGTCATTCGCGATCTATGTAAACGCTTCTGCTTTTAGGGTACAAACCACTTTTTCTAAAAACATCAAAAAACTAGTTTAAATAGTTAATTAATTTACTTGGAATATACCGCCATAATGTTTTACATTCTGCAAAGCGTGCGACTGTACATGGATGTGCACAAGCAGAGTTAACTCAATTTGATGGACCCAACGCATGCCCAGCATTCCAAAGGACGCATTCAGCCCGAATCTGTTTAGCCGCTCTTTGCCATTGGGCCTGGCCATTGCCTTCATCGCTTGCAGCCTGCTCAACTACCTGCTGTTTCATACCCTGATTGAGCTAACCACTGTCGCGATTGGCGTTATGATGTGCATAGCAGCCTGGCACACTCGCCATTTATTGCGCAACAACACCATGCTGTTTCTCGGATACGGCTATCTTTGGGCCAGTCTGCTGAATCTGACCCATGTACTGACGTTTCCCGGCCTTCAGATCTTTCCTCTTTTAGGGGCCGAAGTTTCAATTCAGTTTTGGCTGGCCAGTCGAATAACAGAAGCACTGGTTTTATTCGGCACAACGTTACTACTGATCAAACAAAACCAGCAAATTATCCAGGGTTTTATCTGGCTGGGTGTGGCCAGTCTTTTGTTGCTGGTAATGATTACTGACCAATTGATTAATGTGAACATTCCGCAGTCAGCCATTACCACATTTAACAACGTCAGCATTTATGCCGTCATTGGTATTCTTCTCTACTGTTTGTGGCTGCAATATCGTCATCGACAGCAACTATCATCCTATCTCTATCGGTTCATTTTTATCGCCACCATTTTTGCGCTGCTGGCCCAGGTGTTTTTTAGCATTGCGCCACCAAACGCCCCCCCTGTCGCAGCCAATGTGTTTGGCCACATATTCGAATTTCTATCGTACTGGACGCTTTTTCTCGCGGTCGTCAAACACACCCTGGAGCGTCCCTTTGCCCAAATGGCACGCGACGCCAGCAGTTACGACGCCATCCCCGAAGCCACGCTCATTGTTGATAATCGCGGCATCATCCGTCAGGTAAACCAAGCCACGCAGCGACTGGCCAAGCAACCAGCGACCAACCTCATTGGTCATCATGTCCATCCGCTTTTTCATTCGAAGCTGATGAGCGAACAAGACTGTCCCGTTTGTCGCAAC
This genomic window contains:
- the argE gene encoding acetylornithine deacetylase; this translates as MTNKPSLNHMLQQLIATPSMSSVSPEYDVSNRPVIDLLASWMEDFGFEVEVIPLRAQPHKANLLARLGKANEHSEGLMFAGHTDTVPYDAHLWNFDPFKLTEADGRYYGLGTSDMKAWFAIVLDALRDVDPTQLKQPIYILATADEESSMDGAKELVERGCPNVKYAVIGEPTGLTPVHAHKGIIMESIRLTGRSGHSSDPSLGNNAMEHMHKVIGDILLWRTELQSKYKDDQFAVPVPTLNLGHIHGGDNPNRICGECELHIDLRPLPGMELQELREELRLRLHNTLNNDIQWSLTSLIDGTSPMHTPKQSPLVQEAEKLCHRQSHAVAFCTEGPYLNHLGMDTIILGPGDIDQAHQPDEYLALARISPMQQVIRDLCKRFCF